Proteins encoded in a region of the Flavobacterium sp. MDT1-60 genome:
- a CDS encoding hydrolase — protein sequence MKKLISTAVLLFLTFIGFAQKPSPALLDPTNHTLVLIDYESQMAFAVSNIPIDQLRNNTALVAGASKIFKVPTIVTTVAEKSFSGPVFREIEEFYPQKSSNYIDRTSMNTWEDAPAHKAITGKGKKKIVFGGLWTSVCIVGPTLSAINEGYDVYVITDASGDVSKEAHEMAVTRMVQAGAHPITSLQYLLELQRDWARQETYVAVTDLVKKYGGAYGVGVQYAHEMLKH from the coding sequence ATGAAAAAATTAATCTCAACAGCAGTTTTATTATTCTTAACATTTATTGGTTTCGCGCAAAAACCAAGTCCGGCATTATTAGATCCAACAAATCATACTTTGGTTTTAATTGATTACGAAAGCCAAATGGCCTTTGCAGTAAGTAACATTCCAATTGATCAGCTTCGTAACAATACCGCTTTAGTTGCCGGTGCTTCAAAAATATTTAAAGTTCCAACTATCGTAACAACAGTAGCAGAAAAATCATTCAGCGGACCTGTTTTCCGTGAAATTGAAGAATTCTATCCACAAAAAAGTTCAAACTATATCGATCGTACATCAATGAATACCTGGGAAGATGCTCCTGCTCACAAAGCTATTACTGGAAAAGGTAAAAAGAAAATCGTATTTGGCGGTTTATGGACAAGTGTTTGTATCGTTGGGCCAACATTATCAGCAATTAACGAAGGTTACGATGTTTACGTAATTACAGATGCAAGCGGAGACGTTTCTAAAGAAGCACATGAAATGGCTGTTACCCGTATGGTTCAGGCTGGTGCTCACCCAATCACTTCATTGCAATATTTATTAGAATTACAACGTGACTGGGCTCGTCAGGAAACTTATGTTGCCGTTACGGATTTGGTTAAAAAATACGGTGGTGCTTACGGTGTTGGTGTTCAATATGCACACGAAATGCTTAAACACTAA